In Oreochromis aureus strain Israel breed Guangdong linkage group 20, ZZ_aureus, whole genome shotgun sequence, the following are encoded in one genomic region:
- the LOC120435213 gene encoding PAN2-PAN3 deadenylation complex catalytic subunit PAN2-like: MPTSPKEFTPADLAELKKIFEALNTRLGEYWANHRRTMNAPHWTPHWTPHWTPHWTPHWSPHWSPQWTPGGLEPSMNSYLIPNLHQDVGMNTQELAVTVPKPVHVKKGMFSELHSNVSEAGIPVTATHFDLQREMLWMGNYTGHVQSFLGPTMAHYSSFQVHATDAIRHMQSLDTGVLFLSKCNLRCYTCGGLVMSDYRMEEGADMHSLLMTDNMLLMGELQNYVAEVDLNTLQETQKFTVETPGVTIMRQTNHFFFFRHPSKYHLIASVTLRDLHTFRTQNFDAFPGGLSDFDVHGNLLAVSGFSSRGPNERFLMVYDLRRMQAATPLWVHVDPFFVRFIPTYTSRLAIISQTGMKLAWNHNLWPCSPIPTVQATPSSRWAPGMEPEIPQTIETVGFNSYVENPYACPFNQVPANEEGTPGHGYYNHVPESPTQSDEEPLLHTVPEKYRKVTIKYSKCGREDFDFKHYNRTLFAGLEPQIPNAYCNCMIQVLYFMEPVRCLVQNHSCHKEFCLACELGFLFHMLDLSQGDPCQASNFLRALRNIPEAKEMGLILSNCEETTGTVELGRLIQRWNHFMLYQLFQETQEQEDPRAYRTPRSSCSSLGSSGDSVIRELFCSEVENRSLCLCGIETVHSSLMLLFNMHYPDSQGKRMKEHDFAEILKKSICLQQRSHTWCENCDKYHLTVQTRNIRRLPDVLVINCEVNSSKEAEFWKVQAEYAFNKSMQKTDQDQRHVWIPATLKMSLSKSQRLEISSWPEGEELSAAEEAEGASLYDLVVTVPHILDSGLVAHIKVGETYHQRKEGVSRQQWYLFNDFLIESIEKSEAAQFDVSWKVPAILCYAKRNYHTKYDLRSECQHNQSEVKSDLYRTQKQRKTDATFIPLTVSEMPRAGDLVGLDAEFVKLSEEEAVLHSDGTKSTITPSQMSVARITCVRGQGPNEGVPFIDDYISTQEQVVDYLTKYSGIEPGDLDATVSSKHVTTLKSTYLKLRFLIDSGVRFVGHGLQNDFRVINLVVPKDQVIDTVHLFRLPYKRMISLKFLAWYFLGLNIQGETHDSTEDSCTALKLYRKYLELYQEGGNHYVTKVLYEVYDKGFQLNWKVPDLDAR; encoded by the exons ATGCCCACGTCTCCCAAAGAATTCACACCT GCTGATTTAGCTGAACTCAAGAAGATTTTTGAAGCTCTCAACACAAGATTAGGTGAATACTGGGCCAACCATCGCAGGACTATGAACGCTCCTCACTGGACTCCTCACTGGACTCCTCACTGGACTCCTCACTGGACTCCTCACTGGTCTCCTCACTGGTCTCCTCAGTGGACTCCTGGGGGACTGGAGCCCTCCATGAACTCATATCTGATTCCAAACCTCCACCAAGATGTGGGAATGAACACACAGGAGCTGGCTGTGACCGTTCCTAAGCCTGTGCACGTAAAGAAGGGGATGTTTTCTGAGCTGCACAGTAATGTTTCAGAAGCTGGCATCCCGGTCACTGCAACACATTTTGACCTGCAGCGGGAAATGCTCTGGATGGGAAACTACACG GGTCATGTACAATCCTTCCTTGGACCTACAATGGCACACTACTCTTCTTTCCAAGTGCACGCAACTGATGCCATCAGACACATGCAGAGTTTGGACACAGGCGTGCTGTTCCTTTCTAAATGCAACCTCAGATGTTACACTTGTGGAGGCCTGGTCATGTCTGATTATCG GATGGAAGAAGGAGCTGATATGCACAGTCTCCTCATGACTGATAACATGCTGCTCATGGGGGAATTACAAAACTATGTGGCTGAAGTTGACTTGAATACActtcaagaaactcaaaaa TTCACAGTGGAGACACCTGGAGTGACAATAATGCGTCAGACcaatcatttctttttctttaggcACCCTTCTAAGTATCACCTGATTGCATCA GTGACCCTTCGAGACTTGCATACATTTAGGACACAAAACTTTGATGCATTTCCTGGCGGCCTGTCAGACTTTGATGTTCACGGAAACCTCTTGGCTGTGAGTGGGTTCTCCAGCCGAGGGCCGAATGAACGTTTCCTCATGGTGTATGACCTCCGCAGGATGCAAGCTGCAACCCCCCTTTGGGTGCATGTGGATCCCTTCTTCGTGCGCTTCATTCCTACCTACACGTCACGGCTCGCAATCATCTCACAGACAGGTATGAAGCTGGCCTGGAATCATAACCTGTGGCCCTGCTCTCCCATCCCCACTGTCCAGGCTACACCCAGCTCAAG ATGGGCTCCTGGGATGGAGCCAGAAATCCCACAAACTATTGAAACAGTTGGCTTCAACAGTTATGTGGAAAATCCTTACGCCTGCCCCTTTAACCAG GTCCCTGCCAATGAAGAAGGGACACCTGGTCATGGTTATTACAACCACGTCCCTGAATCTCCAACACAGAGTGATGAAGAGCCGCTCCTTCACACTGTTCCAGAAAAGTACAGAAAG GTGACAATTAAATACTCTAAATGTGGACGGGAAGATTTTGACTTCAAACATTACAACAGGACGTTGTTTGCTGGCCTGGAGCCGCAGATTCCCAACGCCTACTGTAACTGCATGATCCAG GTGTTATACTTCATGGAGCCAGTTCGCTGCCTTGTTCAGAATCATTCGTGCCACAAGGAGTTTTGTTTAGCTTGTGAACTCGGCTTCCTCTTCCACATGTTGGATTTGTCACAAGGAGATCCATGTCAG GCCAGCAACTTCCTCAGAGCACTTCGAAACATCCCTGAAGCCAAAGAGATGGGCCTGATCCTCTCAAACTGTGAGGAGACAACGGGAACAGTCGAGCTAGGTCGCTTAATCCAGAGATGGAATCACTTCATGCTCTACCAGCTCTTCCAGGAGACacaggagcaggaggatccACGGGCCTACAGGACACCCAGGAGCAG ttgcaGTTCTCTGGGCTCCTCTGGCGACTCTGTCATTAGAGAGCTGTTTTGTTCTGAAGTTGAGAACCGCAGCCTGTGTCTCTGTGGCATAGAAACAGTCCACTCCTCCCTCATGTTGCTGTTCAACATGCATTACCCCGACTCTCAAG GAAAAAGAATGAAGGAGCATGACTTTGCTGAGATCCTGAAGAAAAGCATCTGCCTGCAGCAGAGATCTCACACATGGTGTGAAAACTGTGACAAGTATCACCTCACA GTGCAGACACGCAACATTCGACGTCTCCCAGATGTTTTGGTGATAAACTGTGAGGTGAACAGCAGCAAAGAGGCCGAATTCTGGAAGGTTCAGGCCGAG tATGCCTTCAACAAATCCATGCAGAAGACAGATCAGGATCAGCGTCACGTGTGGATCCCCGCCACTCTCAAGATGTCCCTCAGCAAAAGTCAGAGACTGGAGATCAGCAGCTGGCCTGAGGGCGAGGAG TTAAGTGCTGCTGAAGAGGCGGAGGGAGCTTCTCTGTATGACTTGGTGGTCACGGTGCCACACATCCTGGACTCTGGTCTGGTCGCACACATCAAAGTGGGTGAGACCTACCATCAaagaaaagag gGAGTCTCTCGCCAGCAGTGGTACCTCTTCAATGACTTCCTCATTGAGTCGATTGAGAAG AGTGAGGCTGCACAGTTTGATGTGAGCTGGAAAGTGCCAGCCATCCTGTGTTACGCCAAGAGAAACTACCACACCAAATACGACCTCCGCAGTGAGTGTCAGCACAATCAGTCTGAAGTCAAATCCGACTTATATCGGACTcagaagcagaggaagacagaCGCCACTTTCATCCCACTGACAGTCAGTGAGATGCCGCGGGCTGGTGACCTGGTGGGGCTGGACGCTGAGTTTGTAAAGCTCAGTGAG GAGGAAGCAGTGCTGCACAGCGACGGCACCAAATCGACCATTACGCCCAGTCAGATGTCTGTGGCCAGGATCACCTGTGTGAGGGGTCAGGGACCCAACGAGGGGGTCCCCTTCATCGATGACTACATCTCCACTCAGGAGCAg GTGGTCGACTATTTGACAAAATACTCTGGAATCGAACCTGGAGACCTGGATGCCACAGTATCCTCTAAGCACGTGACCACGCTGAAGTCGACCTACCTGAAGCTACGCTTCCTCATCGACTCAGGAGTTCGCTTCGTCGGCCACGGCCTGCAGAATGACTTTCGTGTCATTAATTTAGTG GTTCCCAAAGATCAAGTTATCGACACTGTCCACCTCTTCCGATTGCCCTACAAGAGGATGATTTCTCTGAAATTCCTTGCTTGGTATTTTCTTG GCCTCAACATCCAGGGAGAAACCCACGACAGCACGGAGGACTCATGCACGGCCCTGAAGCTTTACAGGAAGTACCTGGAGCTGTATCAGGAAGGAGGGAATCATTACGTGACGAAGGTGCTCTACGAAGTCTACGACAAAGGCTTCCAGCTGAACTGGAAAGTCCCGGATTTGGATGCGAGATAG